cgcacccgtgtcggatccttcaaaaatgcactacttttggagaATCCGACACGTATCCAGCCatattttcggagagtccgagcaacataggtgCAAATAATCTTGGAGAATTCAGTCTTGCACATTTACTTGGAATTGTATATTTACAGGATTTATGCACAGACGACATTGTATATTTTCACCCTCATTTTTTATGTTTACCAAGCACTTGCACTTATATCTGAATGTCAATATACCGTCATCAGGTCTGATTGATATCATGACTAGGCAATTTAAGTGGAATTGCAACTTCCAAAAGCCATAGCAGTTCTCTCAACATGCTTCAGTAAGATCCCATATATTTTGTTTCTCACCCTGTGACAAATTTCAATTTCTGAATCATCCAAGTTCCCGCCGTCCTTTGGAGCATTCGCCTCCTTATTGATAATCACATCTAACCAATCGTTGACTCTCTTCACCTTGTACATCATTCCTGCTATTTGGCTATCTAATACCATTGAAGAGGCTTTTCTTTCAACCTCATCTAGGTATTTCTCTACATATCCCAAAAACAATTTTCTACACTCGTCCTGCAACGATGAAGCTAGGACAGTGGCTGCAGGTGTTGTGCTTCCCATAGTCCATTGATCAGGTTGCTCATCTTTGTCAGATGACAGTAAGAAAGGAATCTCATCGGTACTGTTCCTATTTGATTTAATGATATATGACCCTTTCGGTTTGGTACTTATTCGACTTGATGTGCTTGTCTTCTTCGATGTATTGGTGACAGCCATTGTGCTATTATGGATTGGATTGAGGGCAGTGGAGCATGGTGTAAGATCAAGAGCCACAGCAGATTTTATCCACGTGGAtgcatttttctttctctcaactGCAATAGTCAATGCTTCCTTAACTGAATTGGTGTCAGCTTCTCCTGAAGTTCTAAGTGGACTTATGTTTGTCAGTGACTGCAATACCAATCTTGTCTGAGCCATGTCATCTTGAAGGTCAAAAAATTTATCAACATGAGGCTGGAGATCATCTTCTTCAGCTAAATGGAACTCCGAAAATTTGCTGGAGAATGGAACATGCCTTAGTCACCATCCAAAATTAAGAAAGATTGGTATGCGATAAGTAACACAAAAACAATAAGCTGATACAGTGTATTAAGTTTATAATGGCAAAACAATATAATAATGACTTGTAATGGAAACCGGAAGCAATGCACTTCTGCAATATTTCAGCTCATGAGCAGGAAGATTAACTGTCCCAATACCTTTCTTTCGTACATTTTTTGATAGTGACATCTAATTGTTTTGCGGACATTCTCACCACCATTATGTCTAATTTCATATGCTCTGAAATTATTTCATCTTTGGCATGGAAACTACCGATGATGTAGGTCATTTCATTATCTTTACAGGCAAAAACCATGTTGATCTCTACTGATGCAGGAAGATTAACTGTTCTTCTGATAATGATCACTTGACAATGATGTAGGTTTAATTACTGGCATAGGTTTCATGTCGACGTAGATGTCTATATTAATTCTCAACATGTGAAAAATGTGCTATGGATCATTAAAAGACAACCCCTGAATATTTACAGATGATAAGAAGTAAATCCATTATCAAGATTGTAACTTGAAACTAGTTGCTAGTTCTTTTAGCTTCACCTAGACAGTTTTCCAGAGTTCAAGATCCTATTTTTCTATTATTACAACCTGAGCCTACATATAGGCCATCTTAACTTAAAGCAACAGGGACTAGACAAAAATCAAGAAGAATGcaaaacaaaatagaaaataaCTCATGTTGCATAAAGTAAGATTTGTATGAGAAAGTGCACCTTAAGGAATTGAGCAACCTCTCAGCCGCACAAGCTTCTTGCAAAGCATCAGTAGCTGCAACAAGAGCAATGTCTCTTTGCTTTACAACCTcctgaattacaatgaaaaatcCCAAATGTCAGTAAAGCACCCAACTATATATTCATGCAAGTATTACTATGAAAGTAACTTACTACCTTTCCAAGCTTCACCAAGCTCGAGGGGAGTGAGTCCCATGATATACCAGTTTCAGCCCCTCGTCTGTCATTAGCTAAACTTGAATTTGTCTTGGAGAAACAAGCTTTGCTCTTAGTGGAACTCTTCATTTTCTTTGCAGAACCAACTTCTCTTCTTCTTGGTACTGAACTTGAATTTTCATCCGAGCTATCATACCTTACAGAACGAACTGGTGAAACCTGTCTATATAAAGTGAATAAGGATGAACTTGAAGGACAGACCACAAAAAGAATAGTATGCCAAAGTCCTTAAGCATGGAAACATTAGCAAATGACGCATAATAAAGAGAAAGCGAAGTATAGTCACATCAATTATGTAAAGAAAATGTATCTGCTTGGACGCTAATCACTGGCTGTTACTCCAAATAGGTGCAGACACTACACAAACATCATTTACAACTTATGCAGTATTAAATCTAATACCAAGCGTTGACTCAATAAACCAAACGAAGTTGCCAACATGTCAGCTTTTCTTATCACATCTACAAATTTGTACTTGACTTAGGTTTTAATTGCATACAAAACTGTACAGAAACCATCTATCACAATGGATATGGAGTTCTAACATTTTAAGCCAATTTCAAAAAAGCATGCTACTTTTTTTATTCAAAACTTATACTTCATTGAAAGTACAATCTTGTGTACCGACCAGTAGATTTTCAGACTTCATATTATTGCGACAATAAACATGAAGGAAAGTAAATTGACAGTCAGACAGCAGTACTCACGGTTGCACTACGACTACGAGGCGGTCTGATATCGTGTTTAACAACTGAAGAATCAAAGATTTCTTTAATTCCCAAAATCTCTGACTCGTTCCAACTTTTTCTCTTCGAGTTATGAGACGAAAATGAGATTGATGACAATATGCTTTCTGTATCACTATCAATATCAAAAGACCTTTTCCTAGTCTTTTGTAGTTCCCGAAAAAGATGAGAGTTTCTCCTCTCAATGTCAGATCTTTTAGGAGTGCAATCCAGGGCCATCGCCTTCTCGCCTGGATGGAGTTTTGAAGCACTCAAAGATCGAAAATTGCCTTTAGACGATTTTCCCTCCAAAGCATCATATTTCTTCTTCAACCCCTCAGGATCAGATAATCCGCGAGATAACTTTCTTGAATTGGATGGAATAATCCTGTTCTCAGAAATGACACCCTTTTCAACAATGCAATCAGAATTAGATGCCTCAAGAAACTTCATAAAATTTGAAACAGAAACAATATCTTGAGGGGTTCCAACACATGGACGCCTACCGGGGAGAGGCGTTACGCCTCTGAGTAATGGGAAAGGGTGAGCATCCTCCAATTTCTGCACATATATGAATTGCCCCAGTTTCAATTTATTTGCAAGAATCATCTCATTTTGCTCTTCAGGCAAAGAAACGTACATTGCATGTGAAATATCTGAAACTTTAAGGTAAAATCCTCTGTTAGGCCAAAGATGATCACCTTCTTCAAGAACAGGAATTATACTTCTGATTTGCACCATGTTGGGTTTTCGATCATCCTCTGAGGGATTACCACCCATTTTCATATCCTCAAGAAACCTTACAAGAACCCCAGATTTCAAAGACGCCATGATTTTCATGGATAAAGATTGACTCACCCCCACTATCAAGATCAGTAAGCAAAATTGAATTTGTGTTATAATAAGGGTACATAAAAGATAAAAGAAGGACATTCAGATGAAAGTCCAAAACTATATCACATGAAAGAGGGCATAATGGATAGACCTATTGATTCAAATAAGAAGAGTTAATTTTAAGTCATGAAATTCAGGTACAAATTTACAAATCTGAATTTGGGGGTCTTTGTGCTGACTGTCTTTCCTGGATAAAGTTTGTGAAGAAAGTGCGTCAGCTTGACCCCAAAGAGGGGAATTAGTTGTTGAAGAAAAGAATGAATTGGATGAATGAAAGAGATGGGCATGGAAAACGGGAACTCGAGAGGTAGTTAAAACGGTTAGAGGGGTCCAATATTGTTTTTTCCCCATTATCAGTATTAGATTCTTGGATAAAGCCATAAAGGTCTaagtaattttttattaatttttgatTGACGACAAGAATA
The Nicotiana sylvestris chromosome 11, ASM39365v2, whole genome shotgun sequence DNA segment above includes these coding regions:
- the LOC104245300 gene encoding uncharacterized protein isoform X2, translated to MSFFYLLCTLIITQIQFCLLILIVGVSQSLSMKIMASLKSGVLVRFLEDMKMGGNPSEDDRKPNMVQIRSIIPVLEEGDHLWPNRGFYLKVSDISHAMYVSLPEEQNEMILANKLKLGQFIYVQKLEDAHPFPLLRGVTPLPGRRPCVGTPQDIVSVSNFMKFLEASNSDCIVEKGVISENRIIPSNSRKLSRGLSDPEGLKKKYDALEGKSSKGNFRSLSASKLHPGEKAMALDCTPKRSDIERRNSHLFRELQKTRKRSFDIDSDTESILSSISFSSHNSKRKSWNESEILGIKEIFDSSVVKHDIRPPRSRSATVSPVRSVRYDSSDENSSSVPRRREVGSAKKMKSSTKSKACFSKTNSSLANDRRGAETGISWDSLPSSLVKLGKEVVKQRDIALVAATDALQEACAAERLLNSLSKFSEFHLAEEDDLQPHVDKFFDLQDDMAQTRLVLQSLTNISPLRTSGEADTNSVKEALTIAVERKKNASTWIKSAVALDLTPCSTALNPIHNSTMAVTNTSKKTSTSSRISTKPKGSYIIKSNRNSTDEIPFLLSSDKDEQPDQWTMGSTTPAATVLASSLQDECRKLFLGYVEKYLDEVERKASSMVLDSQIAGMMYKVKRVNDWLDVIINKEANAPKDGGNLDDSEIEICHRVRNKIYGILLKHVERTAMAFGSCNST
- the LOC104245300 gene encoding uncharacterized protein isoform X1, encoding MSFFYLLCTLIITQIQFCLLILIVGVSQSLSMKIMASLKSGVLVRFLEDMKMGGNPSEDDRKPNMVQIRSIIPVLEEGDHLWPNRGFYLKVSDISHAMYVSLPEEQNEMILANKLKLGQFIYVQKLEDAHPFPLLRGVTPLPGRRPCVGTPQDIVSVSNFMKFLEASNSDCIVEKGVISENRIIPSNSRKLSRGLSDPEGLKKKYDALEGKSSKGNFRSLSASKLHPGEKAMALDCTPKRSDIERRNSHLFRELQKTRKRSFDIDSDTESILSSISFSSHNSKRKSWNESEILGIKEIFDSSVVKHDIRPPRSRSATVSPVRSVRYDSSDENSSSVPRRREVGSAKKMKSSTKSKACFSKTNSSLANDRRGAETGISWDSLPSSLVKLGKEVVKQRDIALVAATDALQEACAAERLLNSLRHVPFSSKFSEFHLAEEDDLQPHVDKFFDLQDDMAQTRLVLQSLTNISPLRTSGEADTNSVKEALTIAVERKKNASTWIKSAVALDLTPCSTALNPIHNSTMAVTNTSKKTSTSSRISTKPKGSYIIKSNRNSTDEIPFLLSSDKDEQPDQWTMGSTTPAATVLASSLQDECRKLFLGYVEKYLDEVERKASSMVLDSQIAGMMYKVKRVNDWLDVIINKEANAPKDGGNLDDSEIEICHRVRNKIYGILLKHVERTAMAFGSCNST